The window TAATGGTCCGTTAGCTGTCCGGGAACTGATATTACCTGAACATCATTAATCCCGTTATCTCTCAACATTTTTTCCGCTACTTCTTTCCCCGAAAGGCCATTTCGAAGATGTACATTGGAATAATATTCAAATTTTGATTTCAACCTGGATGAAACCCACCAGCTCACCAACATTGAAATACCAATAATGATATAATAACCCGTCATTTTATTTAGATTTTGTGTTCAATTTTTAAGCATAATGATGTAAAAACTGTGCCAAAGTATACGATTTTATTATTTATATTTGTCATCAAATTACTCTCAAAAAACATGTCAACAGTTTCAATTATTGAAGTAAAAACTCCCGGTCAACTCAAGCAATTCGTAAGATTTCCTATGGATCTGTACAAAAATAACCCGTACTATGTTCCATCCTTTATCAATGACGAAATTAACATCTGGAATGCTGATGAAAATCCCGCTCTTCAATATTCTGAAGCGAAACAGTATTTAGCATACAAGAATGACAAAATTGCAGGGAGAATTGCCGTTCTTATCAACCATAAGGAGGAAAAAGAATTAGGGATCCGTAAAGTACGTTTTGGATGGATAGATTTCATTGATGATGAAGAAGTTTCACAAGCATTAATTCAGAAAGCGATTGATTACGCCAAAGAAAAGAATATTGATAAGGTTGAAGGGCCAATGGGATTCACCAACCTTGATAAAGCCGGAATGCTGATTAAAGGTTTTGATCAGCTGGCTACTATGATTGGCATCTACAACCATGATTATTACCCAAAACATCTTGAGAAACTGGGATTGGTAAAAGAAAAAGAATGGGTGGAATTTGAAATTATTTTCCCAGAGGTTTTACCGGAAAAGATCCACAAGTTTAACGAGCTTATTTCTCAGAAATACAAACTGAAAGTTTTAAAATTCAATAATAAGGAAGAAATTATCCAATATGTGGATCCAATGTTTGATCTTCTAGATGAAACCTACAAGCATCTTTCCACTTATACTCCTATTTCTGACGAACAGCGTAAAACATATAAAGAAAAATACTTTAAGCTTATTGACAAAGACTTCATTGTCTGCATCGTGGATGAAAACAATCATCTTATTTCCTTTGCAATTACGATGCCTTCTTACTCCAAAGCATTGCAAAAATCAGGAGGAAAACTACTCCCATTTGGCTGGTGGCATTTTTTGAAAGCAGGCAGAAAAAATGACAGGGCCAATTTTTACCTGATCGGTATCCATCCAGATTATCAAAGAAGAGGAGTAACCTCTATCATTTTCAAAGAAATCTGGAAAATATTCAGAAAAAAAGGAGTTAAATACCTGGAAACGAATCCCGAACTGGAAGAAAATAAAAACATTCAGCTTTTATGGCAGGATTACAACCCTGTAAACCATAAGAGAAGAAGAACCTACTCACTTGAGATAAATGATAAATGATGAGTAATTACAACCTCACTCACCTACTCTAAAACTCTCCCACCCTCAAACAATCTCGCCCCCATGAAGCCACAACTTATCATTTTCGCTGTTTTAATCGCAGGATTTATAGCCTACAATTTCTTTTTCCAATCGCAGGATGGTAGAACAAATACAGTGATTAACATTGTTTTTGCGAGTCTTCTTTTTGGATATATTGCATTTATGGCGTATTCTCTTCTCAAAAAAATGAAGAAATAATTCGTTATTTTTATTGATTCTAAATTGTAGGTTTTGTCTATTTTCATCCGACTTTTAAGCTGATAAATTTCATGCTTTCTTGTTTATTCGTTAAATTTGCAAATTGAGATAATAATGCAAAAATGAATTTACCTGAAAGTTATATTCCAATCCTTATCCAGGCAGGTGTAGCAGTAGGATTTGTCGCTGTTTCATTACTTGGAGCACATTTCTTAGGTCCAAAACAGAAAAAAGGAGATTCTGTAAAAAACCAAAGTTGGGAATGTGGGGTTCCTAGTGAAGGAAACGCAAGAACACCGTTTTCCATCAAGTATTTCCTGACTGCGGTATTGTTCGTACTATTCGATATTGAAATCGTATTCTTTTATCCTTATGCGGTAAACTTCAGAGAATTCGGTATGGAAGGATTCTTGGCTGTACTTACGTTCGTTGCGATCTTCTTCGTAGCGTTTTTCTATGTTTGGAAACGTGGTGCACTAGATTGGGATAAATAAATTTTAACATTAAAAGATTGAATTTATTTAAGTAATTTAAAGATTGTGAAGGTCTTATTTTTTTTAATCTTTAAATATTTTAATCTTTAAATATTTACTAAAATGTCAGATAAAAAACCAGTAATAAGAACAGATGCACCTGCTCCCGAAGGATATGAAGGAGAAGGGTTTTTCGCAACAAAACTGAGCAGTGTAATCGGAATGGCAAGAAAGTTTTCGCTTTGGCCATTGCCATTTGCAACCTCTTGTTGTGGTATTGAGTTTATGGCTACCCTGAACCCTACTTATGATGCTTCAAGATTTGGAATGGAAAGAAACTCTTTCTCTCCAAGACAAGCAGATATGCTGATGGTTTGCGGAACTATATCAAAAAAATTAGGACCAGTCCTAAAAGAAGTATATACTCAGATGGCTGAACCAAAATGGGTAGTAGCTGTTGGAGCTTGTGCTTCCAGCGGTGGTATTTTTGACACCTACTCTGTACTTCAGGGAATTGATAAAATTATTCCGGTAGATGTTTACGTTCCTGGATGTCCTCCAAGACCAGAACAGATTATTGAAGGGGTAATGCAGGTACAGGCTCTTGCAGAAAGCGAAAGCATCAGAAGAAGAGACATGCCTGAATATCAGAAATTATTAGATTCTTACAATATAAGCAACTAAACGGAAATGACAAACGAATTTGTATTAGAAGCAATCACCAGAGAATTTCCGGAATCTGTCATTTCAAGTTCAGAACCCTATGGAATGTTGACGATTGAAGTGAAGAAAGAAGATATCAAAAAGATCATTCATTATCTTAAAGATTCAACACTGGAAATCAACTTCCTTACAGATATATGTGGAATTCACTATCCTGAATTCCCCGAAAAGGAAATAGGTGTTGTATATCATCTGCATAACATGATGGCTAACTTCAGATTACGTCTGAAGATCTTCATGTCCAGAGAAAACATCGAAGTAGATTCTCTTACGGATCTATATGCCGGTGCCAACTGGATGGAAAGAGAAACGTTTGACTTTTATGGGATTAAATTTAAAGGACACCCGGATCTTAGACCTATTTTGAATATGGAAGATCTTGGATACCACCCAATGTTGAAGGAATATCGCCTTGAAGATGGTACAAGAACAGACAAGGACGATAATATGTTTGGAAGATAAAAAAGCGAATGGCCAATGGCGGCTAGCCAATAGCCAGAAGCAAATAGCTAAAAGCAATCATTATGAAAGATAACTCATTATCTAATATACTAAACCAGTACGAAAGTAAGGAACAGATTGACGGGCAATTATATACCCTGAATCTAGGACCTACCCACCCTGCTACTCACGGAATTTTCCAGAATATCTTAACGATGGACGGAGAAAGAATTCTTCATGCTGAGCAAACGGTAGGATATATCCACAGAGCATTTGAGAAAATTTCTGAAAGAAGAAACTATTCTCAGATCACTACCCTTACTGACCGTATGAATTACTGTTCTGCACCAATCAATAACTTAGGTTGGCATATGACAGTAGAGAAGCTGATTGGTGTTAAAGTTCCAAAACGTGTAGACTATATGCGTGTTATCCTAATGGAATTAGCAAGAATCGGTGACCACCTGATCTGTAACGGGGTAACCGGAATGGACTCAGGAGCGATTACAGGTCTTACTTATATGTTCATCGAAAGAGAACGTATTTATGATATGTATGAGCAGATTTGTGGAGCAAGGATGACGACCAACATGGGAAGAATTGGAGGATTTGAAAGAGATTTCACTCCTAAATTCCATGAGTTACTGAAAGACTTCTTAAAGACTTTCCCACCAAGATTCAAAGAATTCTGTACCCTATTAGAAAGAAATAGAATTTTCATGGACAGAACCATTGGTACGGGAGCTATTTCTGCCGAAAGGGCATTAAGCTACGGTTTCACTGGTCCTAACTTACGTGCAGCAGGTGTAGATTACGATGTGAGAGTTGCACAACCTTATTCCTCATACGAAGATTTCGACTTCATTATTCCTGTAGGAACTTCAGGAGATACTTACGACCGTTTCATGGTTCGTCAACAGGAAATCTGGGAATCCATTAAAATTATCAAACAAGCATACGAAAACCTTCCAGAAGGACCATTCCACGCGGATGTTCCTGATTTCTATCTTCCTGAAAAGGCAGATGTATATCAGAAAATGGAGGCTCTGATTTACCATTTCAAAATTGTAATGGGTGAAACTGATGTACCAAAAGGTGAAGTTTACCATGCAGTAGAAGGAGGAAACGGAGAATTAGGTTTCTATCTTGTGAGCGACGGAGGAAGAAGCCCATACAGACTTCACTTCAGAAGACCTTGTTTCATCTACTATCAGGCATACCCTGAAATGATTACAGGTTCTGTAATTTCAGATGCCATTGTAACGATGTGTAGTATGAATATTATTGCGGGAGAACTAGACGCATAATACATTAGACAAAAAGATAATAGAAGAAAAGATAATAGACTTTCTTCAACCCCAAATAAAACGAATTTAGAATAACGAACTTTAGAATCTTTTTTCTTTGTTCTTTACTCTTTAATCTTAGATAAAAAATGAGCGAAACAATAGCTTTTAAACCGGAAAGTTTAGCACAGGTACACAAAATTATCGCAAGATATCCTGAAGGAAGACAGAAATCTGCTCTTCTTCCTGTCCTTCACTTGGCACAGAAAGAATTCGGAGGATGGTTAGATGTTCCTGTGATGGATTATGTTGCCGGACTATTAAGTATCAAACCGATCGAAGTATATGAAGTGGCTACTTTTTATACCATGTTCAACATGAAGCCGGTAGGTAAATATGTTTTGGAAGTTTGCAGAACCGGACCTTGTATGGTGTGTGGAAGCGAAAAAATCCTTGACCATATCAGAACGAAACTGAACATTAAAGATGGAGAAACTACTGAAGACGGTATGTTCACCCTAAAGCCTGCTGAATGTCTTGGAGCATGTGGTTATGCACCGATGATGCAGCTTGGTAAGTTCTTTCATGAAAATTTAACGATAGAAAAAGTAGATGAAATCCTTGATCTTTGCAGACAGGGACAACTTGCTTTAGACTAAATAAATTTTAACACATTAAAAATAGCCATAAGCTAAAAGCCACAAGCCAATAGCCGAACGCTAAAAGCATAATAAACAATGAGTAAAAAACTTTTACTTAAAGACGCACATATAGAAGGCATCCGCTACTTTGAAACTTACCGTAAACAAGGAGGTTACACAGCTGCTGAAAAAGCCTTGAAAATGACTCCTGACGAAATTCTTGAAGAAGTAAAAACTTCAGGACTAAGAGGTCGTGGTGGAGCTGGATTCCCAACAGGGATGAAATGGAGCTTTTTGGCAAAACCAGAGGGCGTTCCAAGACACCTTGTGGTAAATGCGGATGAATCTGAGCCTGGAACATTCAAGGACAGATATCTGATGGAGTTCCTTCCTCACCTATTGATCGAAGGAATGCTAATTTCATCTTACTGTTTAGGTTCTAACACTTCTTATATCTACATCCGTGGAGAATATTCATGGATTCCGGATATCCTTGAAGAAGCTATTGAAGAAGCTAAAGCAGCAGGATTTTTAGGTAAAAATATTTTAGGAACTGGTTTCGATCTTGAAATCTACGTACAGAGAGGTGGTGGAGCATACATCTGCGGTGAAGAAACTGCATTGCTTGAATCCCTTGAAGGAAAAAGAGGTAACCCAAGATTAAAACCGCCATTCCCGGCTGTAAAAGGTCTTTGGGAGAGACCAACGGTGGTAAACAACGTTGAGTCTATTGCGGCAATCGTTCCAATCATTGATATTACAGGTGCTGAGTATGCTAAAATTGGTGTAGGTAGATCTACAGGTACGAAATTGATTTCTGCTTGTGGAAACATCAACAAACCAGGTGTATACGAAATTGATATGACGATCACTGTAGAAGAATTTATCTATTCTGATGAATATTGTGGTGGTATTAAAGACGGAAAAAGATTAAAAGCTTGTATTCCTGGAGGAAGTTCTGTTCCAATCGTTCCAGCAAACTTATTGTTGAGAACCGTGAACGGAGAGCCAAGATATATGAACTATGAATCATTAGCTGACGGAGGTTTTGCTACCGGAACAATGATGGGATCGGGAGGTTTCATCGTTTTAGATGAAGACCAGTGTATTGTAGATCACACCATGACTTTAGCAAGATTCTACAACCACGAAAGCTGTGGACAATGTACTCCTTGCCGTGAAGGTACGGGATGGATGTATAAAATCCTTAAGAAAATTGAGAAAGGAGAAGGAAAAATGGAAGACATCGATCTGCTTTGGGATATCCAGAGAAAAATCGAAGGAAATACGATCTGTCCATTAGGAGATGCAGCAGCATGGCCTGTTGCAGCAGCAATCCGTCACTTCAGAGACGAATTTGAGTGGCACGTAAAAAACCCTGAGTTATCTCAGACCCAAAATTATGGATTGGCACATTATGCAGATCCTATCCCAGCTGTTGAAAAGAATGCATAGGTAAAATGAAAAAGTTATTGGTTGTCGGCTTAATGATGTCGAGTTTTGTTTTCGGACAGAAAAAAGATTCTTTACTAGTAGAAAATAATGCAGACTTGTTTAAAACTCCTGTTTCTAAGAAACCAGAGCCTTTAAGCAAAAAAGGTCAGATGTTCGCTTTTTATGGATGGAACAGAGCAGCGTTCAGTAATTCGGATATTCGTTTTAAAGGAAATGGATATGATTTCCAACTGAATAATGTAACGGCTCAGGATAGACCTACCAAATTCGGTATTGTTTATTTTGATCCAAGTTGGTTTACTGTAACGCAGTATAATTTCAGAATAGGATATTTTATTAAAGATAATTTAGCGCTTGTTTTAGGGATTGACCACATGAAGTATGTGATGGATCAGGATCAAACCGTTAACTTTAAAGGACATATCTCAGACCCTGAATATGCTGCTATGGTACAAAACGGGCAAGTGAACCTTGCAGATGAGAAGTTCCTTACTTTTGAACATACAGACGGCCTTAACTATGAAAACTTAGGTCTTGAAAAGTACCAAAGTATTATCAATAAGAAAAATGTTGATTTGGTTTGGTCTTATGGTGCCGGTATCGGATTTATGTTCCCAAAAAGTAATGTAAAACTTTTTGGAAATGAAAGAAGTGACCGTTTCCATGTTGCAGGTATGGGAACCGATGTAAGAGCCAGTCTTAACTTAGTACTTTGGAACCATATAATGGTAAGATTAGAAGGAAAAGCGGGTTACATCAATATGTGGGATATTAAAACCACATTGAATAACAAACCAGACAAAGCTCAACAGGATTTTGTTTTCGGACAAATTATGGGGGGAATTGGATATACATTTAATACAAAGAAATATAAATAACAAAGCCTATTGCTTAATGCATAAAGCTTAAAGCATACGATATGAGCGAAGAAGTTAAAAAATTCAAAATAACGATAGACGGACAGACTACTGAAGTTTTGCCTGGTACTTCTATTTTGGAAGCAGCTAGACAAATCGGTGGTAAATCTGTACCTCCTGCTATGTGTTACTACAGCAAATTGGAGACCAGCGGAGGAAGATGCAGAACTTGTCTTGTAGAAGTTTCTAAAGGATCTGAAGCAGATCCGCGTCCTATGCCGAAATTGGTAGCAAGCTGCAGAACCAACGTTATGGATGGTATGGAAGTTAAAAACCTTACTTCTGAGAAAGCTCAGGAAGGAAGAAAAGCAGTTACCGAGTTCTTATTGGTAAACCACCCGCTAGACTGTCCTGTTTGTGATCAGGCTGGTGAATGTCATCTTCAGGATCTTGGATATGAGCATGGAAACCTTGAAACAAGAACAGAATTCGAAAGAAATACTTACGAAGCTGATGATCTTGGACCTCACATCAAACTGAACATGAACCGTTGTATTCTTTGTGCAAGATGTGTATTAGCTGCTAACCAATTAACAGGTGAAAGAGAGCACGGTATTCTTTTCAGAGGAGATCACGCTGAAATTTCAACCTATCTAAATAAAGCTTTGGACAATGACTTCATCGGAAACGTTATCGACGTTTGTCCTGTAGGAGCATTAACAGACAGAACATCCCGTTTTGCAAGCAGAGTATGGTTTACAAAACCTATGAATGCTACTTGTAAGTGTGATAAATGTTCCGGAAAAGCTGTAGTTTGGATGAAAGGTGACGAAATTGTAAGAGTTACTGCAAGAAAAGACCAATGGGGTGAAGTTGAAGAATTCATCTGTGATACATGCCGTTTCGAAAGAAAATCTTTATCAGACTGGAACATCGAAGGTCCTAGACATATCGACAGACACTCTGTAATTTCATTGAATCATTACCAGAAGCCAAAAGACGAATTGATCATGATCGATAATCCTGGTGCTAAGGAAATCAGTGAAAAAGACGAAAAATAATTTTAATAAAGACAATTAGATTTCAGACACAAGACATCAGACTTAATCTCATATCTAGTATCTGACATCTCACATCTAAAAATCTTTAAAACAAAAATGGATTTACTTACATTTAAACTTATACTTGTACTAGCGCTTTTCCTGCTATCATTAACGATTGCAGCCTACTCTACCTGGGCAGAAAGAAAAGTTGCCTCTATCATGCAGGATAGAATTGGTCCTAACAGAGCTGGACCTTTCGGATTACTGCAACCTCTTGCTGACGGTGGTAAATTCTTCTTCAAGGAAGACTTTACGCCTGCCAATGCTGAAAAATTCCTTTTCGTATTGGGACCGGCTTTAGTAATGTTTATTTCACTAATCACTGGGGCAGTTATTCCTTGGGGTAAAAGTTTAAATATTGCAGGTACTTCTTTTGATCTTCAGGTGGCTAACATTGACGTTGGTGTACTTTTCATCATCGGAATGGCTTCCATCGGGGTTTACGGAATTATGATCGGAGGTTGGGCTTCGAACAATAAATATTCATTACTAGGTGCTATCCGTGCTTCTTCTCAGATGATTTCTTATGAATTAGCAATGGGACTAGCACTTCTTTCTATTATTATGATGGCAGGAAGCTTAGACTTAAAAGAAATTACAGAAAGCCAAAGTACTGGAAAATTATGGGGAGTTATTCCTTGGGTTTCTGGTATGAACTGGAATATTTTCTACCAGCCAATCGCTTTTCTTGTCTTCTTTGTAGCAGCTTTAGCTGAAACTAACAGACACCCGTTCGATTTACCTGAGTGTGAATCTGAATTGGTAACAGGATACTCTACAGAATACTCTTCCATGAAGTTAGGTTTATATATGTTCGGGGAATACGTGAACATGTTTATCTCTAATGCTTTCATGGTGGTTCTTTTCTTTGGAGGTTATAACTATCCTGGTATTGAATGGGTAACGCAGAATTGGGGAGAAAACGTTGCAGGAATCTTAAGTATCGTAGCATTCTTAACGAAAACTGTCATCGGAATCCTGATCTTCATGTGGATCAGATGGACACTTCCAAGATTCAGATATGACCAGTTAATGCACTTGGGATGGAAAACATTAATCCCGATGGCATTGGTAAATCTATTAATTACAGGTGCTGTAATTTTAGCATTTGCAAACTAAGAAAATTTGAAAATGAGCTGATTTGAAAATTTGATAATGAAATCAAAGTTTTATCTTTAGCCTGTCATA of the Chryseobacterium capnotolerans genome contains:
- a CDS encoding GNAT family N-acetyltransferase translates to MSTVSIIEVKTPGQLKQFVRFPMDLYKNNPYYVPSFINDEINIWNADENPALQYSEAKQYLAYKNDKIAGRIAVLINHKEEKELGIRKVRFGWIDFIDDEEVSQALIQKAIDYAKEKNIDKVEGPMGFTNLDKAGMLIKGFDQLATMIGIYNHDYYPKHLEKLGLVKEKEWVEFEIIFPEVLPEKIHKFNELISQKYKLKVLKFNNKEEIIQYVDPMFDLLDETYKHLSTYTPISDEQRKTYKEKYFKLIDKDFIVCIVDENNHLISFAITMPSYSKALQKSGGKLLPFGWWHFLKAGRKNDRANFYLIGIHPDYQRRGVTSIIFKEIWKIFRKKGVKYLETNPELEENKNIQLLWQDYNPVNHKRRRTYSLEINDK
- a CDS encoding NADH-quinone oxidoreductase subunit A encodes the protein MNLPESYIPILIQAGVAVGFVAVSLLGAHFLGPKQKKGDSVKNQSWECGVPSEGNARTPFSIKYFLTAVLFVLFDIEIVFFYPYAVNFREFGMEGFLAVLTFVAIFFVAFFYVWKRGALDWDK
- a CDS encoding NADH-quinone oxidoreductase subunit B is translated as MSDKKPVIRTDAPAPEGYEGEGFFATKLSSVIGMARKFSLWPLPFATSCCGIEFMATLNPTYDASRFGMERNSFSPRQADMLMVCGTISKKLGPVLKEVYTQMAEPKWVVAVGACASSGGIFDTYSVLQGIDKIIPVDVYVPGCPPRPEQIIEGVMQVQALAESESIRRRDMPEYQKLLDSYNISN
- a CDS encoding NADH-quinone oxidoreductase subunit C produces the protein MTNEFVLEAITREFPESVISSSEPYGMLTIEVKKEDIKKIIHYLKDSTLEINFLTDICGIHYPEFPEKEIGVVYHLHNMMANFRLRLKIFMSRENIEVDSLTDLYAGANWMERETFDFYGIKFKGHPDLRPILNMEDLGYHPMLKEYRLEDGTRTDKDDNMFGR
- the nuoD gene encoding NADH dehydrogenase (quinone) subunit D, whose amino-acid sequence is MKDNSLSNILNQYESKEQIDGQLYTLNLGPTHPATHGIFQNILTMDGERILHAEQTVGYIHRAFEKISERRNYSQITTLTDRMNYCSAPINNLGWHMTVEKLIGVKVPKRVDYMRVILMELARIGDHLICNGVTGMDSGAITGLTYMFIERERIYDMYEQICGARMTTNMGRIGGFERDFTPKFHELLKDFLKTFPPRFKEFCTLLERNRIFMDRTIGTGAISAERALSYGFTGPNLRAAGVDYDVRVAQPYSSYEDFDFIIPVGTSGDTYDRFMVRQQEIWESIKIIKQAYENLPEGPFHADVPDFYLPEKADVYQKMEALIYHFKIVMGETDVPKGEVYHAVEGGNGELGFYLVSDGGRSPYRLHFRRPCFIYYQAYPEMITGSVISDAIVTMCSMNIIAGELDA
- the nuoE gene encoding complex I 24 kDa subunit family protein; this encodes MSETIAFKPESLAQVHKIIARYPEGRQKSALLPVLHLAQKEFGGWLDVPVMDYVAGLLSIKPIEVYEVATFYTMFNMKPVGKYVLEVCRTGPCMVCGSEKILDHIRTKLNIKDGETTEDGMFTLKPAECLGACGYAPMMQLGKFFHENLTIEKVDEILDLCRQGQLALD
- the nuoF gene encoding NADH-quinone oxidoreductase subunit NuoF, yielding MSKKLLLKDAHIEGIRYFETYRKQGGYTAAEKALKMTPDEILEEVKTSGLRGRGGAGFPTGMKWSFLAKPEGVPRHLVVNADESEPGTFKDRYLMEFLPHLLIEGMLISSYCLGSNTSYIYIRGEYSWIPDILEEAIEEAKAAGFLGKNILGTGFDLEIYVQRGGGAYICGEETALLESLEGKRGNPRLKPPFPAVKGLWERPTVVNNVESIAAIVPIIDITGAEYAKIGVGRSTGTKLISACGNINKPGVYEIDMTITVEEFIYSDEYCGGIKDGKRLKACIPGGSSVPIVPANLLLRTVNGEPRYMNYESLADGGFATGTMMGSGGFIVLDEDQCIVDHTMTLARFYNHESCGQCTPCREGTGWMYKILKKIEKGEGKMEDIDLLWDIQRKIEGNTICPLGDAAAWPVAAAIRHFRDEFEWHVKNPELSQTQNYGLAHYADPIPAVEKNA
- a CDS encoding 2Fe-2S iron-sulfur cluster-binding protein → MSEEVKKFKITIDGQTTEVLPGTSILEAARQIGGKSVPPAMCYYSKLETSGGRCRTCLVEVSKGSEADPRPMPKLVASCRTNVMDGMEVKNLTSEKAQEGRKAVTEFLLVNHPLDCPVCDQAGECHLQDLGYEHGNLETRTEFERNTYEADDLGPHIKLNMNRCILCARCVLAANQLTGEREHGILFRGDHAEISTYLNKALDNDFIGNVIDVCPVGALTDRTSRFASRVWFTKPMNATCKCDKCSGKAVVWMKGDEIVRVTARKDQWGEVEEFICDTCRFERKSLSDWNIEGPRHIDRHSVISLNHYQKPKDELIMIDNPGAKEISEKDEK
- the nuoH gene encoding NADH-quinone oxidoreductase subunit NuoH; translated protein: MDLLTFKLILVLALFLLSLTIAAYSTWAERKVASIMQDRIGPNRAGPFGLLQPLADGGKFFFKEDFTPANAEKFLFVLGPALVMFISLITGAVIPWGKSLNIAGTSFDLQVANIDVGVLFIIGMASIGVYGIMIGGWASNNKYSLLGAIRASSQMISYELAMGLALLSIIMMAGSLDLKEITESQSTGKLWGVIPWVSGMNWNIFYQPIAFLVFFVAALAETNRHPFDLPECESELVTGYSTEYSSMKLGLYMFGEYVNMFISNAFMVVLFFGGYNYPGIEWVTQNWGENVAGILSIVAFLTKTVIGILIFMWIRWTLPRFRYDQLMHLGWKTLIPMALVNLLITGAVILAFAN